Proteins encoded together in one Mycobacterium simiae window:
- a CDS encoding SDR family oxidoreductase, which yields MAERLAGKVALISGGARGMGASHVRTFVAEGAKVVFGDILDDEGKAVAADLGDVVRYVHLDVTKPDDWDAAVATALGEYGHLDVLVNNAGIINIGTLEDYALSEWQRILDINLTGVFLGIRAVVKPMKEAGRGSIINISSIEGMAGTIACHGYTASKFGVRGLTKSAALELGPNNIRVNSIHPGLVKTPMTDWVPDDTFQTALGRAAEPKEVSSLAVYLASDESSYSTGSEFVVDGGCTAGLGHKDWSSVDTGAQPEWVT from the coding sequence GTGGCCGAGCGATTGGCGGGAAAGGTCGCCCTGATCAGCGGGGGAGCGAGGGGGATGGGTGCCTCGCACGTGCGGACGTTCGTCGCCGAGGGCGCCAAAGTGGTGTTCGGCGACATCCTCGACGACGAAGGCAAAGCGGTCGCGGCCGATCTCGGTGACGTGGTGCGCTACGTGCATCTCGACGTGACGAAACCTGACGACTGGGATGCGGCGGTAGCGACCGCGCTCGGCGAGTACGGCCACCTCGACGTGCTGGTGAACAACGCGGGCATCATCAACATCGGCACCCTCGAGGACTACGCGCTCTCCGAATGGCAGCGGATCCTCGACATCAATCTCACCGGTGTGTTCCTCGGTATCCGTGCCGTGGTGAAGCCGATGAAGGAAGCGGGCCGTGGCTCCATCATCAACATTTCCTCGATCGAGGGCATGGCCGGCACCATCGCCTGTCACGGTTACACCGCAAGCAAATTCGGCGTCCGCGGATTGACCAAGTCGGCCGCATTGGAGTTGGGTCCCAACAATATCCGAGTGAATTCGATCCATCCCGGGCTAGTCAAGACGCCGATGACCGACTGGGTTCCCGACGACACCTTCCAGACCGCGCTGGGGCGCGCTGCCGAGCCCAAAGAGGTGTCCAGCCTCGCCGTCTATCTCGCCAGTGACGAGTCCAGTTACTCCACCGGCTCGGAATTCGTCGTCGACGGCGGCTGCACCGCCGGATTGGGCCACAAGGATTGGTCCAGCGTCGACACCGGCGCGCAGCCGGAGTGGGTTACGTAG